A section of the Bacteroidales bacterium genome encodes:
- a CDS encoding alanine--tRNA ligase, whose amino-acid sequence LVPVLVKVMGDSFPELKAQQSLIERVIREEEQSFLRTLATGMSLLEGIIAEANEKKQTVISGKSVFEMYDTYGFPLDLTELILREHHLNYDRLQYEVEMEAQKNRSRAAAAIDTSDWVELLPSEESRFVGYDYTEADIRIVRYRSVKVKEKEQYQLVFDVTPFYAESGGQMGDVGYIKSDHESIPIVSTRKENNLNIHITDRLPEHLDADFLAVVDMEKRRAIEANHTATHLLHHALREILGTHVEQKGSLVASDYLRFDFSHFQKMTDEEIRNVEKRVNQLVRENILLDECRNIPIDEARKMGAMALFGEKYGEEVRTIRFGDSVELCGGTHVKATGQIGMFKIVSESAIAAGIRRIEAITAAKIEQLIYSQMDVIQQIRDIFNNSPTFVQAIKKAVDENNQLKKEVEAIMRERMEEFQHGLINTIEEVNGLNVVRFTTSFAPDLIKEIAFRMKNKFERLVFIAGSDYGAKPTLTIALSDELINEGKNASVVVREAAKEISGGGGGQPFFATAGGKNVEGLENAVEKAFQILVR is encoded by the coding sequence CTGGAATGTCATTGCTTGAAGGAATTATTGCAGAGGCCAATGAGAAAAAGCAAACGGTCATTAGCGGCAAATCTGTTTTTGAGATGTATGACACATACGGATTTCCACTTGATCTCACAGAGTTGATCCTTCGCGAACACCATCTGAATTATGACCGGTTACAATATGAAGTAGAGATGGAAGCCCAGAAAAACCGTTCCAGGGCTGCTGCTGCCATTGATACCAGCGACTGGGTGGAATTGTTGCCTTCTGAAGAATCACGCTTCGTTGGCTATGATTATACCGAAGCAGATATCCGGATCGTTCGATACCGGAGTGTCAAGGTCAAAGAAAAAGAACAGTATCAACTGGTATTTGATGTAACGCCGTTTTATGCTGAGAGCGGAGGACAAATGGGGGATGTAGGATATATTAAATCCGATCATGAATCCATTCCGATCGTCAGTACCAGGAAAGAAAATAATTTAAATATCCACATCACCGACCGTTTACCGGAGCATCTGGATGCTGACTTCCTGGCTGTGGTAGATATGGAAAAGCGCCGCGCCATCGAAGCGAATCATACGGCAACGCATTTACTGCATCATGCATTGCGTGAAATTCTGGGAACACATGTTGAACAAAAGGGTTCGCTGGTCGCATCCGATTACCTGCGCTTTGACTTTTCCCATTTTCAGAAAATGACAGATGAAGAGATCCGGAATGTAGAAAAAAGGGTCAATCAATTAGTCCGTGAAAATATTTTGTTGGACGAATGCCGGAATATTCCCATTGATGAAGCCAGGAAGATGGGGGCGATGGCACTTTTTGGCGAAAAATACGGTGAAGAAGTCCGTACGATACGGTTTGGTGACTCGGTTGAATTATGCGGAGGAACCCATGTGAAGGCAACAGGCCAGATAGGCATGTTTAAAATAGTTTCGGAAAGCGCCATTGCTGCCGGAATACGAAGAATAGAAGCCATCACTGCTGCGAAGATCGAACAACTCATTTATTCACAAATGGATGTGATCCAGCAGATACGTGACATTTTCAATAATTCCCCCACTTTCGTACAGGCCATCAAAAAAGCTGTAGACGAAAATAATCAATTGAAGAAAGAGGTTGAAGCGATCATGAGGGAACGGATGGAGGAATTCCAACATGGTCTTATCAATACAATAGAAGAAGTGAACGGATTGAATGTCGTTCGTTTTACCACTTCATTTGCTCCTGATTTGATCAAGGAGATCGCTTTCAGGATGAAAAACAAGTTTGAGCGTCTGGTTTTTATTGCCGGAAGTGATTATGGTGCGAAACCAACGCTGACCATCGCTTTGAGCGATGAGTTGATCAACGAAGGAAAAAATGCCTCTGTTGTAGTTCGTGAAGCGGCAAAAGAGATATCGGGCGGTGGCGGCGGACAGCCATTTTTCGCTACTGCCGGCGGCAAAAATGTGGAAGGATTGGAAAACGCTGTTGAAAAAGCATTCCAGATATTGGTCCGGTAA